In Pseudoalteromonas carrageenovora IAM 12662, the following proteins share a genomic window:
- the bcsB gene encoding cellulose biosynthesis cyclic di-GMP-binding regulatory protein BcsB: MIKKLLNTFLTLLLISSAYQALAIEPMHDKSMFINGYPESAQVSSLRLDFEALGFNGYKLDGINNNSRVDFTNRIDKLSTNLKLNFSYTNSPSLIANVSHLKVYFNDNLVTVLPINDKLSVVKNTVNHSLSLNAKYVQDFNQVRFELVGYYDLRCQDYFSRSIWTEINKSSNITLDQKQLAIDSRLEYLPEPFFDAKDYSKLNLPFIFATTPGTKAIEAAATLSSWFGAQADWRGANFPVVLNKAPQQHSIVFITNDSKPDFLKDYPDVEKPTIELISSPIHRYNKMLLILGRDEEDLKTAVTGLVFGHKIMTGRSASIEAINKLPLRKAYDAPRWLRGDRPVHFDELTDYPTQLQAQGLNNGPIKLNIRFAPDLFTWREKGIPITLQYRNTPESETLDSRLNMLINQEFINGFLLEKDDSSLTTTKTLLPLIANTDTTQSAEDFSLDGIKLANRNELNFDFRFAVLKKGECAIAPPGGEFGVIDGNSNIDVSGFDHYIALPDLNVFANSGFPFTKYADLQQTLVLIDEKPTPEVISVLLNLTGHFGAITGYPTHRMSVAHLNQNADLDDKDILVIAKASSVANELDENAQTNILLNGNQRAIKQAIYNGAYDENESEKVQVSIKSSGDMAVITGFQSPFDSERSIVSLSATSHNGFGLLNNALMNSQTLAQIKGSAAVINSQGIKSIKTDEQYFVGHIPVHTLIWFHLSDHPFVLALLSILTLLLISFIIWRLLQALTYKRLAEGDK; encoded by the coding sequence ATGATTAAAAAGCTGCTTAATACATTTCTGACATTGTTACTCATTAGTAGTGCTTATCAGGCTCTTGCTATAGAGCCGATGCATGATAAATCTATGTTTATAAATGGATATCCCGAGAGTGCGCAGGTTTCAAGCCTACGTTTAGATTTTGAGGCATTAGGTTTTAATGGCTACAAGCTAGATGGAATAAATAATAATTCACGCGTCGATTTTACAAATAGAATTGATAAATTAAGCACAAATTTAAAGCTTAATTTTTCATACACTAACTCGCCTTCATTAATCGCTAATGTGTCGCATTTAAAAGTTTATTTTAACGATAATCTAGTTACCGTTTTACCAATAAACGATAAGTTAAGTGTTGTTAAGAATACGGTTAACCACAGCTTAAGCCTTAACGCAAAATACGTTCAAGACTTCAATCAGGTTCGCTTTGAGCTTGTTGGTTATTATGATTTACGATGCCAAGACTACTTTAGCCGCTCTATTTGGACTGAAATAAACAAGTCGAGTAATATCACGCTTGATCAAAAACAATTAGCAATTGATAGCCGTCTTGAATATTTACCAGAACCATTTTTTGATGCTAAAGACTACAGCAAATTAAATTTACCCTTTATATTTGCAACAACACCTGGAACTAAAGCCATTGAAGCAGCTGCTACATTATCTAGCTGGTTTGGTGCACAAGCAGATTGGCGAGGCGCGAACTTTCCGGTAGTGTTAAATAAAGCACCACAGCAGCATAGCATCGTATTTATTACTAACGATTCTAAACCTGATTTTTTAAAAGATTACCCTGATGTCGAAAAGCCAACCATAGAACTTATCTCAAGCCCTATACATAGATATAACAAAATGTTGTTAATACTTGGCCGTGACGAAGAAGATTTAAAAACAGCAGTAACAGGCCTTGTGTTTGGGCACAAAATAATGACCGGCAGAAGCGCAAGTATAGAAGCAATAAACAAACTGCCCCTGCGTAAAGCATACGATGCTCCGCGCTGGCTTCGAGGTGACCGCCCAGTTCACTTTGATGAATTAACTGACTACCCAACTCAATTACAAGCACAAGGCCTAAATAATGGCCCGATTAAATTAAATATTCGTTTTGCGCCCGATTTATTTACGTGGCGTGAAAAAGGCATTCCTATTACGTTGCAATACCGTAATACACCTGAAAGTGAAACTTTAGACTCGCGCTTAAATATGCTAATAAACCAAGAGTTTATTAATGGCTTTTTATTAGAAAAAGACGATTCATCGCTCACAACAACCAAAACATTACTGCCATTAATAGCCAATACAGATACAACTCAAAGTGCTGAAGATTTTTCTTTAGATGGCATTAAGCTCGCTAACCGAAACGAACTTAACTTTGACTTTAGATTTGCCGTGCTTAAAAAAGGTGAATGTGCCATTGCTCCTCCTGGTGGAGAATTTGGCGTAATAGATGGAAACTCTAATATTGATGTGAGCGGGTTTGATCACTACATTGCATTACCGGATTTAAATGTATTTGCTAACAGCGGCTTTCCATTTACTAAATACGCTGATTTACAACAAACCCTCGTACTTATTGACGAGAAACCGACTCCAGAAGTAATTTCGGTACTGCTTAATTTAACAGGCCATTTTGGTGCAATTACAGGTTACCCAACGCATAGAATGAGTGTTGCACACTTAAATCAAAATGCTGACTTAGATGATAAAGATATTTTAGTGATTGCTAAAGCAAGCAGCGTTGCTAACGAACTTGATGAAAATGCACAAACTAATATCTTATTAAATGGCAATCAACGTGCTATTAAACAAGCTATTTACAACGGTGCCTATGATGAGAACGAATCTGAAAAAGTACAAGTGAGCATAAAAAGTAGCGGCGATATGGCCGTAATAACAGGCTTTCAATCTCCGTTTGATTCTGAGCGTTCGATTGTTTCGCTAAGCGCGACTTCTCATAATGGATTTGGCTTGTTAAATAATGCACTAATGAATTCACAAACTCTTGCCCAAATAAAAGGCAGTGCAGCAGTTATTAACTCACAAGGGATCAAAAGCATTAAGACTGACGAGCAGTACTTTGTTGGTCATATTCCAGTGCATACCTTAATTTGGTTCCACTTATCAGATCATCCATTTGTACTTGCACTGCTCTCAATTTTAACGCTGCTATTGATCTCATTTATTATATGGCGATTACTACAAGCGCTTACCTATAAACGCTTAGCTGAAGGAGATAAATAA
- the bcsA gene encoding UDP-forming cellulose synthase catalytic subunit yields MSFTLFYKRPIHSTLYILLSILFTDKLVRYILFKFHSYFNQHKVNVIEAFLMPFITLFSSLFINIKKHKLDFELVLYSYYPHLRLPYRTYIYSNIIRFIIQSLFLIFFKNKPKASSYSIKETATDYFYDRVSYILRQLRWFDLKLGKLIRRLLSKNKKAPKKSAFKAMSEARIWQNKLIKYLMLAFILFLLAIFITIPFSLEAQAVFISFILLVAYALKRVKGQMATIVMITLSVTTSSRYLWWRYTETLNWDDPVALALGAGLLLAETYAWLVLILGFFQTINPLERKPIPLPKNTDLWPTVDVYIPTYNEPLSVVKPTTLAALSIDWPADKLNVYILDDGKRPEFGEFAKEVGVGYLTRPDNNHAKAGNMNSAMRYTDGEYIAIFDCDHVPARSFLQMTMGQFLKDSKVCLVQTPHHFFSADPFERNLNNHSQIPNENMLFYGLIQDGNDMWDATFFCGSCAVLKREALEDIGGFAFETVTEDAHTALRMQRAGYKTAYINIPQAAGLATDSLSAHIGQRIRWARGMAQIFRLDNPLMGKGLSVPQRLCYINAMLHFLSGIPRIVFLTAPLALIYFNAYIIYAPFLAIFIYVVPTLIQIKATNSRIQGKYRYSFWGEVYESVLAWYILKPTTVALFNPNKGKFNVTEKGGLNDEEHYDWGISKPYLILLMINLLGILVGILRLVLGDPSQIGVLVISMGWAIYNIVILGAAVAVAAEARQVRQSHRIKANFPAGIRLANGHTLKVKITDYSDNGVGIETEHAHLCRVNDKIELLMSRGNKQFSFTTHVCNTRKKQIGLTIKDLSLEKQRAFIQCTFSRADAWLDWQNNFRHDRPSYSFKEVQKTSLRGFSNLLFHAPRPLQPIIKFMTNIVIYVNSFTPKKPIVHNNYD; encoded by the coding sequence ATGAGCTTTACTTTATTTTATAAACGTCCCATACACAGTACCTTATACATACTGTTGAGTATTTTATTTACCGATAAGCTTGTACGTTATATTTTATTTAAATTTCACAGCTACTTTAACCAACATAAAGTAAATGTAATTGAGGCTTTTCTAATGCCTTTCATTACTTTATTCAGTTCACTGTTTATAAATATCAAAAAACATAAACTTGATTTTGAATTGGTACTTTACAGTTACTACCCGCACTTGAGATTGCCTTACAGGACCTATATTTACTCAAATATAATACGCTTTATTATTCAAAGCCTGTTTTTAATATTTTTTAAAAATAAGCCCAAAGCAAGCTCGTACTCTATAAAGGAAACTGCAACAGACTACTTTTACGACCGAGTTAGCTATATTTTAAGGCAACTGCGCTGGTTCGATTTAAAGCTAGGTAAACTAATTAGACGCTTACTTTCAAAAAATAAAAAAGCTCCTAAAAAAAGCGCATTTAAAGCAATGTCTGAAGCGCGTATTTGGCAAAATAAACTCATAAAATATTTGATGCTCGCATTTATTTTATTTTTATTAGCCATTTTTATCACTATTCCATTTAGCCTAGAAGCGCAGGCCGTTTTTATCAGCTTTATATTACTAGTTGCATATGCCCTTAAGCGCGTAAAAGGTCAAATGGCTACCATTGTCATGATCACTCTCTCTGTAACAACTTCTTCTCGCTATTTATGGTGGCGTTATACTGAGACCTTAAATTGGGATGACCCTGTAGCACTTGCTTTAGGTGCTGGTTTATTACTTGCAGAAACCTATGCGTGGCTGGTGCTTATTTTAGGCTTTTTTCAAACTATAAATCCGCTTGAACGTAAACCTATTCCTTTACCTAAAAATACAGATTTATGGCCTACGGTTGATGTTTACATACCCACTTACAATGAGCCTTTAAGTGTTGTAAAACCAACTACTCTTGCGGCATTAAGTATTGACTGGCCTGCAGATAAATTAAACGTTTACATACTTGATGATGGTAAACGCCCTGAATTTGGCGAATTTGCCAAAGAAGTCGGCGTAGGCTATTTAACTCGACCAGATAATAACCATGCCAAAGCCGGTAACATGAATAGTGCAATGCGCTATACCGATGGCGAATATATTGCTATTTTTGATTGTGACCACGTCCCTGCTCGCTCATTTTTACAAATGACTATGGGGCAATTTTTAAAAGACAGTAAAGTATGTCTAGTACAAACACCGCACCACTTTTTCTCTGCTGATCCATTTGAGCGAAACCTTAATAACCATAGCCAAATCCCAAATGAAAACATGCTATTTTATGGACTTATCCAAGACGGTAACGACATGTGGGATGCCACTTTCTTTTGTGGTTCTTGTGCGGTATTAAAACGAGAAGCGCTTGAAGATATAGGGGGTTTTGCTTTTGAAACGGTAACAGAAGATGCACATACAGCACTTCGTATGCAGCGCGCTGGATATAAAACGGCTTATATAAACATTCCACAAGCTGCGGGTCTTGCTACAGATAGCCTTTCAGCTCATATTGGCCAACGGATCCGTTGGGCGCGAGGTATGGCACAAATTTTTAGACTCGATAACCCATTAATGGGTAAAGGCTTAAGTGTTCCTCAGCGTCTGTGCTACATAAACGCAATGCTGCATTTCCTCTCTGGTATTCCTCGTATTGTTTTTTTAACGGCACCACTGGCACTTATATATTTTAATGCATATATTATTTACGCTCCATTTTTAGCCATATTCATTTATGTTGTGCCAACACTTATCCAAATAAAAGCAACCAATTCGCGTATTCAAGGCAAATATAGATACTCATTTTGGGGAGAAGTCTACGAATCTGTACTTGCTTGGTATATTTTAAAACCAACTACCGTGGCACTTTTCAACCCAAATAAAGGTAAGTTTAATGTTACTGAAAAAGGCGGCCTAAACGATGAAGAGCATTACGATTGGGGTATCTCTAAACCTTATTTGATCCTCTTAATGATAAACTTACTTGGTATACTTGTAGGTATTTTAAGACTCGTTCTGGGCGATCCGAGCCAAATAGGCGTACTTGTAATAAGTATGGGCTGGGCTATTTATAATATTGTTATTTTAGGCGCTGCCGTTGCTGTAGCAGCCGAGGCACGACAAGTAAGGCAATCACATCGTATTAAAGCTAATTTTCCGGCGGGTATTCGATTAGCTAATGGGCATACCTTAAAAGTTAAAATTACAGATTACTCCGATAATGGTGTGGGTATTGAAACTGAGCATGCACACTTATGTCGTGTTAACGATAAAATAGAGCTCTTAATGAGCCGCGGTAATAAACAGTTTTCGTTTACAACCCACGTATGTAATACCCGTAAAAAACAAATAGGTTTAACAATTAAAGATTTATCGCTTGAAAAGCAACGTGCCTTTATTCAATGCACATTCTCAAGAGCGGATGCATGGCTAGATTGGCAAAACAATTTTAGACATGATCGTCCGTCGTATAGCTTTAAAGAAGTACAAAAAACAAGTTTGAGGGGCTTTAGTAATTTATTATTTCATGCTCCAAGGCCGTTACAACCTATCATTAAGTTTATGACTAATATTGTCATTTACGTAAACTCATTCACTCCAAAAAAACCGATAGTGCATAATAATTATGATTAA
- the bcsQ gene encoding cellulose biosynthesis protein BcsQ, with protein MQRVFVKGIKGGLGSTSVVANLACVLKKSDANVIAIDLDAKSDLGLQFGLPWKSTKGWSNEGNFEDALVHFHQDSDGVIFLPFGDNKADQNEIISTINNCEKLDCPQNTWFLFDCPSYIYLERFPLKPNDIVIELINCDAICHSLIYKRLQKLKSSESNWKHYFLVNRYNSASVLEFDLFSLWQSTLPLMAPFFINSDEVIKESTAYRNVALNCAPYSIANDDFETLAGWLVSKAAL; from the coding sequence TTGCAAAGAGTTTTTGTTAAAGGTATCAAAGGTGGGTTGGGTAGCACTTCTGTTGTTGCTAACCTTGCGTGCGTATTAAAAAAATCTGATGCAAATGTTATTGCTATAGACCTAGATGCAAAAAGTGATTTGGGTTTACAATTTGGTCTACCTTGGAAGTCAACTAAGGGGTGGAGTAACGAAGGCAACTTTGAAGATGCACTTGTACACTTTCATCAAGATAGTGACGGAGTCATATTTTTACCTTTTGGTGATAATAAAGCTGACCAAAACGAAATTATCAGCACAATTAACAATTGCGAAAAGTTGGATTGTCCTCAAAATACTTGGTTCTTGTTCGATTGCCCTTCTTATATTTATTTAGAGCGTTTTCCTCTAAAACCGAATGATATAGTTATTGAGCTTATAAATTGCGATGCTATTTGCCACAGTCTAATTTACAAGCGACTACAAAAACTAAAAAGCTCAGAGTCTAACTGGAAGCATTATTTTTTAGTTAATCGTTATAATTCAGCTTCTGTACTCGAGTTTGACTTATTTTCACTTTGGCAATCAACTCTCCCTCTTATGGCACCATTTTTTATTAACAGCGATGAGGTTATTAAAGAATCAACTGCTTATAGAAATGTTGCACTTAACTGTGCGCCGTACAGTATTGCCAATGATGATTTTGAAACACTCGCTGGTTGGCTTGTTAGTAAAGCGGCTTTATAA
- the bcsR gene encoding BcsR/BcsP family cellulose biosynthesis protein, which produces MRSLAYKDSQTLTSSDIENLARRFGGKSEDYIEIVNKQKNTQTINKYALLKEINSDLNTLISSNNSE; this is translated from the coding sequence ATGCGCAGTTTAGCTTATAAAGACTCACAAACGTTAACATCTAGTGACATAGAAAACTTAGCGCGCCGCTTTGGTGGCAAAAGCGAAGATTACATAGAGATTGTAAATAAACAAAAAAACACCCAAACAATCAATAAATATGCTTTATTAAAAGAAATAAATAGCGATCTAAACACATTAATAAGTTCAAATAATAGCGAGTAA
- the bcsE gene encoding cellulose biosynthesis protein BcsE, whose product MHNFNITGLEPAAKELKSASSYAVLAPLDNFVIELALHSINPSLVNDIFIVSQEIESFFDSSFSQALNSAYEKNRVHPFSLSSSTQQYNAQHINKNIIKEISAYKRLNKALVLIHFNTAQINSVDDISLKVIMRDYYTFAQKTGVTLLFLISGPDVANYRFLFRRLNKYLDGLMFVDNDSAVRVLEYDYWRHSRGILASEQFQLSIDNHQLIVQEALNNKNKTLQESGFTDEDEVWLVQNVVPEGTKLPAHYKSLKDNNELFDKGPKVEAATLIFSVTRYTDLSLLGKQCFELRKNCGRWLKLVIQNVDGVIRHQDECLLLTLGVNLILYSSTEPSRLLSQVQSIQGFQYTRPLPPSVEHVLKYTENTFSKGYLPFNEFTKQVEVHSDSAVNLGVSGVLVKLELLPRIDPIHPLHLFHIKREGDVFSIAENTVYLYLHACRENDVNNAIKHLFKLTTSDFFAQQNVISDHFYIQQECKQLRRFYTGKKLVDFSKQLSENESYKFEPDMPESIIDDLEAPELINKGRADAKPFTMKLKGNV is encoded by the coding sequence GTGCATAACTTTAACATAACGGGATTAGAGCCTGCAGCAAAAGAGTTAAAATCGGCTTCAAGTTATGCTGTTTTGGCCCCTTTAGACAATTTTGTGATTGAACTGGCGTTACATTCAATTAACCCTAGCTTGGTTAATGATATATTTATAGTTTCTCAAGAAATTGAATCATTTTTTGACTCTTCCTTTTCTCAAGCGTTAAACTCAGCATATGAAAAAAATAGAGTTCATCCCTTTTCACTTTCCTCAAGCACGCAACAATATAATGCTCAGCATATTAATAAAAATATAATAAAAGAGATCAGTGCTTATAAGCGTCTAAACAAGGCACTTGTATTAATTCATTTTAATACTGCACAAATTAATAGTGTTGATGATATTAGTTTGAAAGTAATAATGAGGGATTATTATACGTTTGCGCAAAAAACGGGCGTTACATTATTATTTTTAATATCGGGTCCTGATGTAGCTAATTATCGTTTTTTATTTAGGCGCTTAAATAAATATCTAGATGGATTGATGTTTGTTGATAACGACTCCGCAGTGCGTGTACTCGAATATGACTACTGGCGTCACAGTCGAGGAATATTAGCGAGTGAACAGTTTCAATTATCGATAGATAATCATCAATTGATAGTACAAGAAGCTTTAAATAACAAAAATAAAACACTTCAAGAGTCTGGTTTTACTGATGAGGATGAGGTGTGGCTAGTTCAAAATGTAGTGCCAGAGGGGACTAAGTTACCAGCTCATTATAAAAGCCTAAAAGATAACAATGAGCTATTTGATAAAGGCCCAAAAGTAGAAGCAGCGACATTAATTTTTTCAGTAACACGTTATACCGATTTGTCGCTATTAGGTAAGCAGTGTTTCGAATTAAGAAAAAACTGTGGACGTTGGTTAAAGTTAGTTATTCAAAACGTTGATGGTGTTATTCGCCATCAAGATGAGTGTTTACTTTTAACATTGGGTGTAAACCTTATTTTGTATAGCTCAACAGAACCATCTAGGTTGTTGTCACAAGTGCAATCAATACAAGGTTTTCAATATACAAGACCATTACCTCCATCGGTCGAGCATGTACTTAAGTACACAGAAAACACGTTTTCTAAGGGTTATTTACCTTTTAATGAGTTTACAAAGCAAGTAGAAGTTCACAGTGATTCTGCCGTAAACCTCGGTGTTAGCGGGGTGTTGGTTAAATTAGAGCTTTTACCAAGAATAGATCCAATCCATCCCCTACATTTATTTCATATTAAGCGTGAAGGAGACGTGTTTAGTATCGCAGAAAACACAGTGTACTTATATTTACATGCCTGTAGAGAGAATGATGTTAATAATGCAATAAAGCATTTATTTAAATTAACAACGAGTGATTTTTTTGCGCAACAAAATGTAATATCAGATCATTTTTACATTCAACAAGAGTGTAAGCAGCTTAGGCGTTTTTATACGGGTAAGAAGCTTGTAGATTTCTCTAAACAATTGTCAGAGAATGAGAGTTATAAATTTGAACCTGATATGCCAGAAAGCATTATTGATGATTTAGAAGCGCCTGAGCTCATTAATAAAGGTCGAGCCGATGCAAAGCCTTTTACAATGAAATTAAAGGGTAATGTATGA
- the bcsG gene encoding cellulose biosynthesis protein BcsG, with protein MKLSGLGVWNLYFLVKFALYYYGAIDFNVLTNAAFAAMLAIEFKKPLIEKAKHSLGGVLAVVLLYQDSWLPPINRLTKQAGNVQDFSFGYFIELLTRVVNVDMLLALFVISVCFWYTSQWIRFTTVTVVGLLVMGWQSGDSQSHLVSNTPNSAAVAQTQSSTQAQVITEAIQSPDQKLADFYQQQTLLTSNFPSQVSGELFDVIILNVCSMAVADLKAIGVDITDMYKDFDVVFSDFNSATSYSGPAAIRLLRASCGQTSQTALFKDAPEQCYLFKNLEKLGYQNNVVMNHDGHFDEFKGLINKYGGLNSTPFNIDSMPVAQYGFDDSPIYSDGAVLNGWLDTQAKDCKPCAMYYNTTSLHDGNQLANRARMNSQQSYPIRHKNLFSDINTFVKNLESRGRNVMLMIVPEHGAALKGDKVQFAGLREIPSPSIVSVPVAIKFIGPDVQNYSQIVVDDSTSYFALSQLVSKALQSDVFGGKNSVANLLENLPKAPKVAENADTIMMYVNQRPYIQLDGGDWTAYPQGN; from the coding sequence GTGAAATTGTCAGGCTTAGGGGTGTGGAACCTTTATTTTTTAGTTAAATTCGCGCTCTATTATTATGGTGCCATTGATTTTAACGTGCTCACTAATGCCGCTTTTGCAGCCATGTTAGCTATTGAATTCAAAAAGCCATTAATAGAAAAAGCAAAACATTCATTAGGTGGTGTACTCGCGGTTGTACTACTTTATCAGGACTCTTGGCTTCCACCAATCAACCGATTAACTAAACAAGCGGGAAATGTTCAAGATTTTAGCTTTGGTTATTTTATTGAGTTACTTACTCGTGTTGTGAATGTTGATATGTTGTTGGCTTTGTTTGTAATAAGTGTGTGCTTTTGGTATACATCACAGTGGATACGTTTTACTACAGTAACGGTTGTAGGACTTTTAGTGATGGGCTGGCAAAGTGGCGATTCTCAATCACACCTTGTGAGTAATACACCAAACTCTGCCGCAGTGGCACAAACTCAAAGTTCTACACAAGCACAAGTAATTACTGAAGCTATACAATCTCCAGATCAAAAACTGGCTGACTTTTATCAACAACAAACTTTATTAACGAGTAACTTTCCAAGCCAGGTGAGTGGTGAGTTGTTTGATGTAATTATATTGAATGTTTGCTCAATGGCAGTTGCGGATTTAAAAGCTATTGGCGTAGATATAACAGACATGTATAAAGATTTTGATGTGGTATTTTCTGATTTTAACTCAGCGACCTCATACAGTGGTCCTGCTGCAATTAGATTACTACGCGCAAGTTGCGGACAAACAAGCCAAACAGCATTATTTAAAGACGCACCAGAGCAATGTTACTTGTTTAAAAACTTAGAAAAACTAGGGTATCAAAACAATGTTGTAATGAACCATGACGGTCATTTTGATGAGTTTAAAGGCTTGATTAATAAGTACGGCGGCTTAAATAGTACACCGTTTAATATAGACTCTATGCCAGTTGCTCAATATGGTTTTGATGACAGTCCAATTTATTCTGATGGTGCAGTACTAAATGGTTGGTTAGACACTCAAGCAAAAGACTGTAAACCTTGTGCTATGTATTACAACACAACAAGTTTACATGATGGCAATCAACTAGCTAATCGAGCTCGTATGAACAGCCAACAGAGTTACCCTATAAGACATAAAAACTTGTTTAGTGATATCAATACGTTTGTAAAAAATCTTGAGAGCCGTGGTCGTAATGTAATGCTAATGATAGTGCCAGAGCACGGCGCAGCACTAAAGGGTGATAAAGTGCAATTTGCCGGTTTGCGTGAAATACCGAGCCCTTCTATTGTCTCGGTGCCTGTTGCTATTAAGTTTATAGGCCCTGACGTACAAAACTACTCACAAATTGTTGTCGATGATTCAACCAGTTATTTTGCATTATCACAGCTTGTTAGTAAGGCACTACAAAGCGATGTTTTTGGCGGGAAAAACAGTGTTGCTAACTTACTTGAAAACCTACCTAAAGCCCCTAAAGTTGCTGAAAATGCCGATACAATTATGATGTATGTAAATCAGCGTCCATACATACAATTAGATGGCGGTGACTGGACAGCGTACCCTCAAGGTAATTAA